The DNA window CGTGCAGAGGATCGTCCTCAGCGGTAAATATCAATGCCGGCGCGACGCCTGAAAGACGCGAACAGAGGCAAGGCGCCGCATAGGGATGGCAGCCGCCGCCGCTCAGGTAATGACTCCAGCCCTCGGTCCAACGCTGGCGCATGCCGATGGCTTCCGCCTTACGAATGGAGGACGTGCCCATGAAGGGATCGAGCAGCGGCGAAATCAAAATCTGGCCGTCGAGCGCATCAGGCAACTGGTCCCGCGCCTTCAACGCCACACCGGCGGCGACGTTGCCGCCAGCCTCCTCACCGGCGACAAAAAGCAGCGACTTGCGGTCGCCAAGACCGGCAGCACGTTTGTTGGCGAGGTAGCTGAAAACCGAGAAGGAAACTTCCAATGCCTTCGGAAACATATTGCCGGACAGGCTGCTATAGTCGACGGCAGCGACGATCGCGCCGGCCTTGGCCAGGCTCATCGCCACCGGCCGGTCGACATTCGTCTCGCTGTCGAGAAACGCGCCGCCATGCAGGTAAAGCACGATCGGCTGCCCCTTGCCGTAATCGGCGCCCTGGTAGATACGTGCGGAAACGGGGCCGATGGCCACCTTGTCCAGCACCATATCTTTCCATTCCACCGACATGCTTCCGGTCTCTTTCCGCATTGGAGCAAACAGGCGCATCCGCCCCTTGCATTTTCCACAAAAAAGATATTGTTATTCAGCGGAAGGAATAAGAAGCAATATCGCGATTACACTGTTCCAATTTTCGAATAATGGTGCAACGCAAACTGCGGACTTGAAACCGATGGATCAGCTCTCGGCAATGCGCGTCTTCATCCGTGTGGTGGAGACGGGCAATTTCACCCGCGCCGCCGACATGCTCGCCATGCCCAAAGCGACGGTGACCAACCTCATTCAGGGCCTCGA is part of the Rhizobium bangladeshense genome and encodes:
- a CDS encoding alpha/beta hydrolase fold domain-containing protein translates to MSVEWKDMVLDKVAIGPVSARIYQGADYGKGQPIVLYLHGGAFLDSETNVDRPVAMSLAKAGAIVAAVDYSSLSGNMFPKALEVSFSVFSYLANKRAAGLGDRKSLLFVAGEEAGGNVAAGVALKARDQLPDALDGQILISPLLDPFMGTSSIRKAEAIGMRQRWTEGWSHYLSGGGCHPYAAPCLCSRLSGVAPALIFTAEDDPLHDETIGYGARLKKAGVGVRQHVLPAGMGWPLIYGGKSGETPGWQEHVSRHFGSFLQDVSVQPQLH